From Zingiber officinale cultivar Zhangliang chromosome 5B, Zo_v1.1, whole genome shotgun sequence, the proteins below share one genomic window:
- the LOC121987018 gene encoding DELLA protein DWARF8-like has product MNHKTLEILGFLLFLGYQYFFSKITLRIFPNILSELNAPLPLPQQPALPAASLRHQFDLSPAGTEQYSIDTVDHYSPANVYEFKLKSSTASLRDRKRLKVCSAFPSSSTTTDVAAQQVVVVDSQEADIRLVHALMACAEAVQKENLKAAGAIVKQIFVLAASQGGAMRKVAGYFTEALAHQIYRPQSPRGVSCSSTHESTAFDDMLHQHFYESCPYLKFGHFTANQAILEAFVGCRRVHVVDFGMRQGLQWPALLQALALRPGGPPSFRLIGIDPPEPDNSDSLQEVGWKLASLLRPSASRSEKEEEY; this is encoded by the coding sequence ATGAATCATAAAACCTTGGAAATCTTAGGTTTTCTACTATTCCtgggttatcaatattttttttccaaaattacccTTCGAATCTTCCCCAACATTCTCTCAGAGCTCAACGCCCCTTTGCCTCTTCCCCAACAGCCGGCGCTGCCTGCTGCCTCGCTCCGCCACCAGTTCGACCTTTCCCCCGCTGGCACAGAGCAATACAGCATCGACACAGTTGACCACTACAGCCCGGCCAATGTTTACGAGTTTAAGCTAAAATCTTCTACTGCCTCCCTGAGAGATCGGAAGAGATTAAAAGTCTGCAGCGCATTTCCATCGTCGTCGACCACCACGGATGTGGCAGCACAGCAAGTGGTCGTCGTGGACTCTCAGGAGGCCGATATCCGACTGGTACACGCTCTGATGGCGTGTGCAGAGGCGGTGCAAAAGGAGAACTTGAAGGCGGCGGGCGCCATCGTGAAGCAGATATTCGTCCTCGCCGCATCGCAAGGCGGCGCGATGCGCAAGGTCGCTGGATACTTCACGGAGGCCCTTGCCCATCAGATCTACCGACCGCAGTCCCCTCGTGGCGTTAGCTGCTCGAGTACTCATGAATCCACCGCCTTCGATGACATGCTTCACCAGCACTTCTACGAGAGTTGTCCCTACCTCAAGTTCGGCCATTTCACAGCTAACCAGGCGATTCTGGAAGCCTTTGTCGGTTGCCGCCGCGTCCATGTTGTTGATTTTGGGATGCGGCAAGGACTACAGTGGCCGGCTCTCCTCCAAGCGCTCGCTCTCCGCCCCGGAGGTCCGCCGTCGTTTCGCCTCATTGGAATCGACCCGCCAGAGCCCGACAACTCGGACTCTCTACAGGAGGTAGGCTGGAAGCTCGCCAGCTTGCTGAGACCATCCGCGTCGAGATCGGAAAAGGAAGAAGAATACTGA
- the LOC121985812 gene encoding probable nucleolar protein 5-2, producing MLVLFETPAGFALFKVLDEGKLDKVEDLWKEFTSVESARKIVKLQAFNKFENTSDALSATTLLIDSKPSKGLRKFLRAHCDGETLAVADSKLGNAIKDKLKIDCLHNNAVMELMRGLRNQLTELIAGLAVQDLAPMSLGLSHSLSRYKLKFSPDKVDTMIIQAIGLLDDLDKELNTYAMRVREWYGWHFPELAKIVQDNIQYAKVVKLMGDRTNAVSLDFSEILSEETEAELKEAAVISMGTEVSDLDLLNIKELCDQVLALSEYRAQLYDYLKSRMNTIAPNLTALVGELVGARLIAHGGSLLNLAKQPGSTVQILGAEKALFRALKTKHATPKYGLIFHASLVGQAAPKIKGKISRSLAAKTALAIRYDALGDGQDNSMGLENRVKLEARLRVLEGRELGHSAGSTKGKPKIEFYDKDRKKGAGALITPAKTYNTSADLVLGQATDPTTKKPANEQEGALLKKRKHEEIEPTSTEKLSNETPADQAKDEGEKRKKKKKKMVEADDISLQIASEEQGTKKKKKKDAKQEDELLTPHPVPKEEPSKKEKKRKQVKDEQAPDDTAHKKKEKKKKDKGAH from the exons ATGTTGGTGTTGTTTGAAACCCCTGCGGGTTTTGCCCTGTTCAAGGTTTTGGATGAAGGGAAGCTGGACAAAGTCGAG GATTTATGGAAGGAGTTTACAAGTGTGGAGTCTGCTAGAAAG ATTGTGAAGCTGCAAGCTTTCAATAAATTTGAGAACACTTCAGATGCATTATCTGCTACAACGTTATTGATTGATAGCAAGCCCAGCAAAGGCCTGAGGAAGTTTTTACGTGCTCACTGTGATGGTGAAACATTGGCCGTGGCTGATTCAAAACTTGGCAATGCAATAAAGGATAAGCTG AAAATTGATTGTCTCCACAACAATGCCGTGATGGAGCTGATGAGGGGGCTTAGGAATCAGTTGACAGAACTCATAGCTGGGTTAGCTGTACAAGATTTAGCTCCAATGAGTTTAGGATTGTCCCACAGTTTATCCAGATACAAGCTAAAGTTCAGCCCTGATAAG GTTGATACAATGATCATTCAAGCCATCGGATTATTGGATGATTTAGACAAAGAGCTCAATACCTATGCCATGAGAGTCCGTGAATGGTATGGATGGCATTTTCCAGAGCTTGCTAAAATTGTGCAAGACAATATTCAGTACGCAAAAGTAGTTAAGCTGATGGGCGACCGTACAAATGCTGTTTCCCTTGATTTTTCTGAG ATACTGTCTGAAGAGACTGAGGCAGAGCTGAAAGAAGCAGCAGTGATATCGATGGGAACTGAAGTTAGTGATCTAGACTTGTTAAACATTAAGGAACTCTGTGATCAGGTTCTAGCTCTTTCAGAGTATAGAGCTCAACTTTATGATTACCTGAAAAGTAGAATGAACACAATTGCACCTAATTTGACTGCTCTTGTTGGGGAGCTTGTTGGAGCACGTCTTATTGCTCATGGCGGTAGTTTACTGAATCTAGCAAAGCAACCTGGGAGCACAGTTCAGATTCTTGGTGCTGAAAAg GCTTTGTTTAGAGCTTTAAAGACCAAACATGCTACACCAAAGTATGGACTTATTTTCCATGCATCATTAGTTGGTCAGGCAGCTCCAAAAATCAAAGGGAAAATATCTCGTTCTCTTGCTGCCAAGACTGCTTTGGCTATTAGGTATGATGCTCTTGGTGATGGTCAAGACAACAGTATGGGACTGGAAAATCGAGTTAAG CTTGAAGCCCGTCTCCGAGTACTGGAGGGCAGAGAGTTGGGGCATTCTGCTGGTTCAACCAAAGGAAAGCCTAAGATCGAATTTTATGATAAAGATCGAAAGAAGGGTGCAGGGGCCCTGATTACTCCAGCAAAG ACGTATAATACATCAGCTGATCTTGTGCTTGGACAAGCAACTGATCCAACTACGAAGAAACCTGCTAATGAACAGGAAGGAGCACTTCTAAAGAAGAGGAAGCATGAGGAAATAGAACCAACGTCCACTGAGAAGTTATCAAATGAGACTCCTGCAGACCAGGCCAAGGACGAGggtgagaagagaaagaagaagaaaaaaaagatggTTGAGGCAGATGACATTAGCTTGCAAATTGCTTCTGAAGAGCAGGgtacaaagaagaagaaaaagaaggatgCAAAGCAGGAAGATGAGTTGCTGACACCCCATCCAGTGCCTAAAGAGGAACCcagtaaaaaggaaaagaagcgaAAGCAAGTTAAGGATGAGCAGGCACCGGACGATACGGCacataagaaaaaagaaaagaagaaaaaagacaAAGGGGCTCACTAA